In Vigna unguiculata cultivar IT97K-499-35 chromosome 3, ASM411807v1, whole genome shotgun sequence, a single genomic region encodes these proteins:
- the LOC114175830 gene encoding uncharacterized protein LOC114175830 codes for MKKFSTLRILHHRHSLLNLNLNLNPPFSVCFNFNFATVPHSHSFVVSYLVSTCGFSPESALSASRYLRFESSQKPDSVLAFLSTHGFSVSQIHTIVKRECRILRCDPDKVLLPKFLFLRSKGASSADITHMITTGPRFLLSSLDNHIVPAYLLIKSFVDSDKQVITCLRRNLSFIADNRVSSNVQLLLDNGVKRSSIAMMFSMWPSILCSCNLSHTISELKQMGFDTSKTSFAVAMLAKKTVNKAKWGDKVEVFKKWGWSEEHVLVAFKKQPYCMLTSCEKIDAMFSFWVEVLGYSSLELIKYPVIFQMSLPKRIVPRSLVLRFLDKEGLRKKGASNGTPLLTTENVFLKKFVYCFEKHSSQLLKIYEKSLNEGNPG; via the exons ATGAAGAAGTTCTCAACCCTAAGAATCCTTCACCATCGTCATTCTCTTCTCAATCTCAATCTCAATCTCAATCCACCATTCTCCGTCtgcttcaatttcaatttcgccACCGTTCCCCACTCTCACTCCTTCGTTGTCTCCTACCTCGTCTCCACCTGCGGCTTCTCCCCGGAATCCGCCCTCTCCGCCTCCCGCTACCTCCGTTTCGAGAGTTCTCAGAAGCCCGACTCCGTCCTAGCGTTCCTCTCCACGCATGGCTTCTCCGTCTCTCAAATCCACACCATCGTCAAACGGGAATGTCGCATCCTCCGCTGCGACCCCGACAAGGTCCTCCTCCCCAAATTCCTCTTCCTCCGCTCCAAAGGCGCCTCCTCTGCCGACATAACCCACATGATCACCACCGGACCCCGATTCCTCTTATCCAGCCTCGACAACCACATTGTCCCCGCCTATCTCTTGATCAAAAGTTTCGTCGACTCCGACAAGCAAGTCATCACCTGTCTCAGGCGAAACCTCTCCTTCATTGCCGACAATCGCGTATCTTCCAACGTCCAACTTCTCCTCGATAATGGCGTCAAACGCTCCAGCATCGCTATGATGTTCTCCATGTGGCCCTCTATCCTCTGCTCCTGTAACCTGTCCCACACTATTTCTGAATTGAAACAAATGGGGTTTGATACTTCCAAAACCTCCTTCGCCGTCGCCATGTTGGCCAAAAAGACTGTGAATAAAGCCAAGTGGGGCGACAAGGTTGAGGTTTTTAAGAAGTGGGGGTGGTCGGAGGAGCATGTGCTTGTGGCGTTTAAGAAGCAACCTTATTGCATGTTGACCTCCTGTGAGAAGATTGATGCCATGTTCAGCTTCTGGGTTGAGGTGTTAGGGTATAGCTCTTTGGAGCTTATCAAGTATCCTGTTATTTTTCAGATGAGTCTCCCTAAGAGGATTGTTCCCAGGTCTTTGGTTCTGAGGTTTCTTGACAAGGAAGGATTGAGGAAAAAGGGTGCAAGCAATGGCACGCCTCTACTCACGACGGAGAATGTGTTTCTGAAGAAGTTTGTGTATTGTTTTGAGAAACATTCTTCTCAGTTGTTGAAGATATATGAGAAAAGTTTGAATGAAGGGAATCCTG GGTGA